One region of Duncaniella freteri genomic DNA includes:
- a CDS encoding NADH-quinone oxidoreductase subunit J: MESVGSTISYWIIAVAIVVFSVLTVTTRKILRAATYLLFTLFATAALYFKLDYEFLGAVQIAVYAGGIVVLFVFSILLTTRPGDNTAQLESRKRALGLVGAIAAAGACGWALCSRCADMFTSVPDMSNPTMQEVGTAMLGTGHGQYLLPFEAVSVLLLACIIGGVVVARKR; encoded by the coding sequence ATGGAATCAGTAGGAAGTACAATTAGTTACTGGATAATCGCTGTGGCGATTGTCGTCTTTTCGGTACTTACTGTCACCACGCGTAAGATCCTTCGCGCTGCCACCTATCTGCTCTTCACCCTCTTTGCCACAGCCGCGCTTTATTTCAAGCTCGACTATGAGTTCCTCGGGGCTGTGCAGATTGCCGTTTATGCCGGAGGTATAGTGGTGCTGTTTGTATTCTCGATACTCCTTACCACACGTCCGGGTGACAACACTGCGCAACTTGAATCGCGCAAGCGAGCCCTCGGTCTGGTCGGAGCTATCGCTGCTGCCGGTGCTTGCGGATGGGCTCTTTGCTCACGTTGCGCCGACATGTTCACCTCAGTCCCCGATATGTCTAACCCCACTATGCAGGAGGTAGGCACAGCCATGCTCGGCACCGGTCACGGTCAGTATCTGCTCCCGTTCGAGGCTGTCAGTGTGTTGTTGCTCGCTTGTATTATAGGTGGCGTAGTGGTCGCCCGCAAACGTTAA
- a CDS encoding NuoI/complex I 23 kDa subunit family protein yields the protein MGSVKDYFSNLGSGIASLIKGMSVTGKEFVTPKITEEYPDNRDNLPVADRFRAVLTLKYDDQGNHKCIACGTCERVCPNGTINLDIKQVETWDGKKKKKLDKYMYDLGSCTFCQLCVCGCPTDALEFSNDFEQAVFTRGKLVKKLNYLPEKEEPKPTPEQIAKMQAEKEAKIAAAEAKKAAVSDASAADADPLAGIELNDAQKKALDAAASDPEKLEKIRAAIIKAAQLKAAKNGATNS from the coding sequence ATGGGTAGTGTAAAAGACTATTTCTCCAATCTCGGGTCGGGTATCGCAAGCCTTATTAAGGGTATGTCGGTCACCGGCAAGGAATTTGTCACCCCCAAGATTACCGAAGAGTACCCCGACAACCGCGACAATCTTCCAGTGGCGGACCGCTTCCGTGCGGTGCTTACGCTCAAGTATGATGATCAGGGCAACCACAAGTGTATCGCTTGCGGCACCTGCGAGCGCGTATGTCCCAATGGTACAATCAATCTTGACATCAAGCAGGTAGAGACCTGGGATGGCAAGAAGAAAAAGAAACTCGACAAGTATATGTACGATCTCGGCAGCTGCACATTCTGTCAGTTGTGTGTGTGCGGCTGTCCTACTGACGCGCTTGAGTTCAGCAATGATTTCGAGCAGGCAGTGTTCACCCGCGGAAAGCTTGTCAAGAAACTCAATTATCTTCCCGAGAAGGAGGAGCCTAAGCCCACCCCAGAGCAGATCGCCAAGATGCAGGCTGAAAAGGAAGCTAAGATCGCAGCCGCAGAGGCTAAAAAGGCAGCGGTGTCCGACGCGTCTGCCGCCGATGCAGACCCGCTTGCCGGAATTGAGCTTAACGATGCTCAGAAAAAGGCTCTTGATGCCGCAGCTTCCGACCCCGAGAAGCTTGAGAAGATTCGCGCCGCAATCATTAAGGCAGCCCAGCTCAAGGCAGCCAAGAACGGTGCTACAAATAGCTAA
- the atpG gene encoding ATP synthase F1 subunit gamma has translation MATLRELKGRIGSVASSEKITGAMKMISSAKMHRAEADLRRLLPFRSQIETIIGNLLSADAEFSSPLTEEREVKRVGIVVLGSDDGLCGGYNINIFKDLLVRLRECREKWGEDIDFTIFTVGRKIHKAVAKLVDHHITEVNDESVNSKCGPDVIKRFAGMLSDRFLSGELDTVQLLYMNFQSVSRQRVRYEQYLPVDASTFSAEGVKALCRPYLFEPDAASIFRSVLPMFLLSVMQEIFTENRASEQAARIMAMQSANDNAKNLLEQLQLEYNKLRQQSITTELLDIIGGQVKN, from the coding sequence ATGGCAACACTTCGCGAACTTAAAGGACGCATCGGTTCTGTGGCATCCAGTGAGAAGATCACCGGAGCTATGAAGATGATCTCATCTGCCAAGATGCACCGTGCCGAGGCCGACCTGCGGCGGCTTCTTCCATTCCGCAGCCAGATCGAGACAATCATCGGCAATCTGCTCTCAGCTGATGCAGAGTTCTCGTCACCTCTTACAGAAGAGCGCGAAGTGAAGCGTGTTGGGATAGTGGTATTAGGTTCTGACGACGGATTGTGTGGTGGTTACAATATAAATATCTTCAAGGACTTGCTCGTGCGTCTTAGAGAGTGTCGCGAGAAATGGGGCGAGGATATAGATTTCACCATCTTCACGGTCGGACGCAAGATACATAAGGCTGTAGCCAAGCTCGTTGATCATCACATCACAGAGGTAAATGACGAGAGTGTCAACTCTAAGTGTGGTCCGGATGTCATAAAGCGGTTCGCCGGTATGCTCAGCGATCGTTTCCTCTCAGGAGAGCTTGATACTGTGCAGCTTCTGTATATGAACTTTCAGAGTGTGAGCCGACAGAGAGTGCGTTATGAGCAATACCTTCCGGTAGATGCGTCGACTTTTTCCGCCGAAGGTGTGAAAGCTCTGTGTCGCCCTTACCTGTTTGAACCTGATGCCGCATCCATATTCCGTTCGGTGCTTCCGATGTTCCTGCTTTCAGTGATGCAGGAGATCTTTACTGAAAACCGTGCTTCCGAGCAGGCGGCACGCATCATGGCAATGCAGAGCGCGAACGACAATGCAAAGAACCTGCTCGAACAGCTTCAGCTTGAATATAACAAGCTGCGCCAGCAGAGCATAACCACCGAACTGCTCGATATAATCGGCGGTCAGGTGAAAAATTAG
- the atpA gene encoding F0F1 ATP synthase subunit alpha: MINPSEISQVLKQQLENVNSKVSFEETGIVLEVGDGVAHVYGLDNVCANELVEFENGVKGVALNLEESNVGVILLNNVNKVTENMTVKRTGEIASINVGDGVFGRVINVLGQPIDGRGPISGELLPMPLERKAPGVIFRQPVKQPLQTGLKAIDSMVPIGRGQRELIIGDRQIGKTAVAIDTIINQRKNFEEGKPVYCIYVAIGQKASSVAAIVETLRQHGALDYTVVVAATASDSASMRYYAPFAGVAIGEFIRDTGRDALIVYDDLSKQAVAYREISLVLKRPSGREAYPGDIFYLHSRLLERAAKIIDNQQVAANMNDLPASLKDKVKGGGSLTALPIIETQAGDVSAYIPTNVISITDGQIFLETALFNRGIRPAINVGISVSRVGGSAQIKSMKKVAGTLKIDQAQFRELESFTKFGGDIDAVTARVIDKGRKNERLLIQPQYSPMAVEDEVAVIYCGTRGLLENVPVEKVAEFEKNFLQLMHAKHPEAMDAIRAGKLDDDIIGKLTSAAAEVAGAYK, encoded by the coding sequence ATGATTAACCCAAGCGAGATTTCTCAGGTACTGAAGCAACAGTTGGAGAATGTCAACTCTAAGGTGTCGTTTGAAGAAACCGGCATCGTCCTTGAAGTGGGAGATGGCGTAGCCCATGTGTACGGTCTCGACAACGTATGCGCCAACGAGCTCGTTGAGTTCGAGAACGGCGTCAAGGGCGTGGCTCTCAATCTTGAGGAGAGCAATGTCGGAGTCATCCTCCTCAACAACGTCAATAAGGTCACCGAAAACATGACCGTCAAGCGCACCGGTGAAATTGCTTCAATCAACGTCGGCGACGGCGTGTTTGGGCGTGTGATCAATGTGCTTGGACAACCTATAGATGGTCGTGGTCCCATATCGGGCGAGCTTCTGCCTATGCCTCTTGAGCGTAAGGCTCCAGGTGTGATTTTCCGTCAGCCTGTGAAGCAGCCGCTTCAGACCGGACTTAAGGCCATCGATTCAATGGTGCCCATAGGTCGCGGACAGCGCGAGCTTATCATCGGCGACCGTCAGATAGGTAAGACTGCCGTGGCGATCGATACTATCATCAACCAGCGTAAGAATTTTGAAGAGGGTAAGCCCGTCTACTGTATCTATGTCGCCATCGGTCAAAAGGCTTCATCGGTAGCAGCTATCGTTGAGACTCTACGTCAGCATGGCGCGCTCGACTATACTGTAGTGGTTGCAGCCACTGCGTCCGACTCGGCATCAATGCGTTATTATGCTCCGTTTGCCGGAGTGGCTATCGGCGAGTTCATCCGCGACACCGGTCGTGACGCTCTCATCGTTTATGATGACCTCTCCAAGCAGGCTGTGGCATATCGTGAGATCTCGCTCGTGCTCAAGCGTCCGTCAGGACGTGAGGCATATCCTGGTGATATCTTCTACCTGCACAGCCGTCTGCTTGAACGTGCCGCCAAGATTATCGACAATCAGCAGGTGGCAGCTAACATGAACGACCTCCCCGCATCACTCAAGGACAAGGTGAAGGGTGGAGGTTCGCTGACCGCGCTTCCTATCATCGAGACTCAGGCGGGAGACGTGTCAGCCTACATTCCTACCAATGTGATTTCAATTACTGACGGTCAGATATTCCTTGAGACCGCACTCTTCAACCGTGGTATCCGTCCTGCCATAAATGTGGGCATCTCAGTGTCGCGTGTGGGCGGTAGCGCGCAGATCAAGTCAATGAAGAAAGTTGCGGGCACTCTGAAGATCGACCAGGCTCAGTTCCGTGAGCTCGAATCGTTCACCAAGTTTGGCGGAGACATCGACGCTGTAACCGCACGCGTGATTGACAAGGGCAGAAAGAACGAGCGTCTGCTCATACAGCCCCAATATTCCCCTATGGCTGTAGAGGATGAGGTAGCAGTCATCTACTGCGGCACACGCGGACTTCTTGAGAATGTCCCGGTAGAGAAAGTGGCTGAGTTCGAGAAAAACTTCCTCCAGCTCATGCATGCCAAGCATCCTGAAGCCATGGACGCTATACGCGCCGGCAAGCTTGATGATGACATCATCGGGAAGCTCACCTCGGCGGCTGCCGAAGTAGCCGGGGCTTACAAGTAA
- the atpH gene encoding ATP synthase F1 subunit delta: MNQGLIPSRYAKALFEYASEHDCDKLVFERMQALSEAFASEPSLVKAVRNPYVSRRDKIQLLTTASGSTEGDSAMTRFMELLADNNRLDMARDIALAYLKIYRREHNICLVTVTSAAPMAEAEEKRLKQLIQRHLGSATMEYNHLINPDLIGGFQVSIDNEKLDASVANELKQLRLKLLN; this comes from the coding sequence ATGAACCAAGGTCTAATCCCCAGCCGCTATGCAAAGGCTCTTTTTGAGTATGCATCGGAGCACGATTGCGACAAACTCGTGTTTGAGCGTATGCAGGCTCTTTCCGAGGCGTTTGCTTCAGAGCCTTCTCTTGTCAAGGCTGTGAGAAATCCATATGTCTCGCGCCGTGACAAGATACAGCTGCTCACAACAGCCTCAGGCTCCACTGAGGGCGATAGCGCCATGACACGTTTCATGGAGCTGCTCGCTGACAACAATCGCCTTGATATGGCACGCGACATAGCCTTGGCTTATCTTAAGATCTATCGCCGGGAGCATAACATATGCCTCGTCACTGTCACTTCTGCCGCACCAATGGCGGAGGCTGAGGAGAAGAGGCTGAAACAGCTCATCCAGCGACACCTCGGCTCGGCTACTATGGAGTATAATCATCTGATAAATCCTGATCTCATAGGAGGCTTCCAGGTGAGCATTGACAACGAGAAACTTGACGCGTCCGTTGCCAACGAACTCAAGCAGCTGCGTCTGAAACTTTTAAACTAA
- the atpF gene encoding F0F1 ATP synthase subunit B, whose translation MELFTPDFGLIFWMFVSFAILFVILWRWGWPAIMKGVSDRADLIDKGVEYAQSAKEQLDHAREEADKYIAEARRQQADMLREADKMKTQIIEEARVAAQTEAKKVMDNAKLTIEQERKVAQEQFRNEVSAFALDIAQKVVRNQLKEEKAQEKLVNSLLDEIEKQN comes from the coding sequence ATGGAACTATTCACGCCTGATTTTGGCCTGATATTCTGGATGTTCGTATCGTTCGCCATCCTCTTCGTCATACTGTGGCGGTGGGGCTGGCCCGCGATTATGAAGGGAGTATCCGACCGTGCCGACCTCATCGACAAGGGTGTGGAGTATGCTCAAAGTGCCAAAGAACAGCTTGACCATGCCCGCGAAGAGGCGGATAAATACATAGCAGAAGCCCGTCGCCAGCAGGCTGATATGCTTCGTGAAGCCGATAAGATGAAGACTCAGATCATCGAGGAGGCCCGCGTTGCTGCTCAGACTGAAGCAAAAAAGGTGATGGACAACGCCAAACTGACAATCGAGCAGGAACGCAAGGTTGCTCAAGAGCAATTCCGCAACGAAGTTTCAGCCTTTGCTCTCGACATCGCCCAGAAGGTGGTGCGCAACCAGCTGAAAGAGGAGAAGGCTCAAGAGAAGCTTGTCAACTCTCTGCTCGACGAAATCGAGAAACAGAACTAA
- the atpE gene encoding ATP synthase F0 subunit C: MLAMILAAIEGTLGIGVCIGAAIAAIAAGLGIGKIGGAAMEAIARQPESTGDIRSNMIVIAALIEGVALFAVIVCVLAMFVG, encoded by the coding sequence ATGTTAGCAATGATTTTAGCAGCTATCGAAGGAACTCTTGGCATTGGTGTATGCATCGGTGCAGCAATCGCAGCAATCGCTGCCGGTCTCGGTATCGGCAAGATCGGTGGCGCAGCCATGGAGGCAATCGCCCGTCAGCCCGAATCGACTGGTGACATCCGAAGCAACATGATCGTGATCGCAGCTCTTATCGAGGGCGTTGCTCTCTTCGCTGTCATCGTCTGCGTACTTGCAATGTTCGTAGGCTAA
- the atpB gene encoding F0F1 ATP synthase subunit A, whose translation MKQIFTTIVLALIALVAPASAMASGHDSGEKEGIDAQAIIFEHLGDGYGWEVPFNHHKRIPLPVIVWGSDGLHVFSSSRVTHGDVYRDGNAEFKIAGADSPYKGKIVEIINGQEVKPAVDISITKNVCGVFIAVILCVWSILSVARWHRTQGMKGPRRMVGALELVILFVYDGVIKPTLKNKAGKFAPYLLTVFFFILIMNLLGLIVIFPGGANLTGNIAVTLVLALMTLLITNIFATKHYWKEIFNPDVPWWLKYPLPIMPLIEVFGVFTKPAALTVRLFANMMGGHMIVIVLTLLIFIFAAMGPVVSGATAVVSVIFSVFMLCIDVLVSFIQAYVFTMLSTLFIALGQEEGHEKHEATEKAVVPHNP comes from the coding sequence ATGAAACAGATTTTCACAACAATAGTTCTTGCGCTCATCGCTCTTGTCGCTCCGGCATCAGCCATGGCTTCCGGTCATGACAGCGGGGAGAAAGAGGGTATCGATGCTCAGGCTATAATCTTTGAGCATCTTGGTGACGGCTATGGATGGGAAGTCCCGTTCAATCACCACAAGCGTATCCCTCTCCCGGTGATAGTATGGGGCTCTGACGGATTGCATGTGTTCTCTTCGTCACGTGTCACGCACGGCGATGTATATCGTGACGGTAATGCAGAGTTCAAGATTGCCGGAGCCGACAGCCCTTACAAGGGAAAGATTGTTGAGATAATCAATGGTCAGGAGGTAAAGCCGGCTGTGGATATCTCAATCACAAAGAACGTTTGCGGTGTGTTTATCGCAGTCATACTTTGTGTATGGAGCATCCTGTCAGTGGCTCGTTGGCATCGCACCCAGGGGATGAAAGGTCCCCGCAGGATGGTCGGAGCCTTAGAGTTGGTCATTCTCTTTGTGTATGACGGTGTGATCAAACCCACACTCAAGAACAAGGCAGGCAAGTTTGCTCCCTACCTCTTGACAGTGTTCTTTTTCATTCTCATAATGAACCTTCTCGGACTCATAGTGATTTTCCCCGGTGGAGCCAATCTCACCGGCAATATCGCGGTCACTCTCGTCCTTGCATTGATGACCTTGCTCATCACAAATATCTTTGCCACTAAGCATTACTGGAAAGAGATATTCAATCCCGATGTACCATGGTGGCTTAAATACCCTCTGCCGATTATGCCCCTTATAGAGGTTTTCGGTGTGTTCACCAAGCCTGCGGCATTGACTGTGCGTCTCTTCGCCAATATGATGGGCGGACATATGATAGTGATCGTGCTCACTCTTCTCATCTTTATCTTTGCGGCAATGGGTCCGGTAGTGTCCGGTGCAACCGCAGTGGTGTCGGTGATATTCTCGGTGTTCATGCTCTGTATAGATGTCCTTGTAAGTTTCATACAGGCATATGTGTTCACGATGCTTTCAACCCTGTTCATAGCTCTCGGGCAGGAAGAGGGGCATGAAAAGCATGAGGCAACAGAAAAAGCGGTAGTCCCGCATAACCCATGA
- a CDS encoding F0F1 ATP synthase subunit epsilon yields MTLKIISADDIMFQGDASVVHLPGTMGAFTVLPGHASLISTLTPGTVRYTSADGEHSVKIEGGIVDVDSDIVSVCIY; encoded by the coding sequence ATGACACTTAAGATAATTTCAGCTGATGACATTATGTTCCAGGGTGATGCCTCTGTGGTACATCTGCCCGGGACTATGGGGGCTTTCACAGTGCTTCCCGGTCACGCATCTCTAATATCCACCCTTACTCCCGGCACTGTACGCTACACCTCGGCCGATGGGGAGCATTCTGTGAAAATAGAAGGTGGTATTGTCGATGTCGACAGCGATATAGTGTCGGTGTGTATATATTAA
- the atpD gene encoding F0F1 ATP synthase subunit beta: MSEKYGKIVQVIGPVVDVMFDGDGNVIPPIYTALKVVRPDGTELILEVEQHIGEKTVRCVAMESTDGLQRGARVDNLERPIAVPTGDQVKGRLLNVIGDAIDRLPALDRTELRPIHQPAPEFDDLTIGTEILYTGIKVIDLLEPYSKGGKIGLFGGAGVGKTVLIMELINNIAKGHNGFSVFTGVGERTREGNDLLREMIESGVIKYGKKFEEGMEKGEWNLADVDMSQVKDSQAALVFGQMNEPPGARLRVALSGLTVAEQFRDQDGGGKDILLFIDNIFRFTQAGSEVSALLGRMPSAVGYQPTLASEMGALQERITSTKNGSITSVQAIYVPADDLTDPAPATTFSFLDATTVLSRKITELGIYPAVDPLESTSRILDPNIIGEDHYNTAQAVKQLLQKYNELQDIIAILGVDELSDEDKLVVARARRAQRFLSQPFHVAEQFTGLPGVMVPLSETIRGFKMILAGEVDDLPEQAFLNVGTIDDAIAKGKKLLAEVGA; this comes from the coding sequence ATGAGTGAAAAATATGGCAAAATCGTCCAGGTGATCGGACCTGTGGTCGACGTGATGTTTGACGGCGATGGCAATGTCATCCCTCCCATCTACACTGCTCTCAAAGTAGTGCGCCCCGACGGCACCGAACTGATACTCGAAGTGGAGCAGCATATCGGTGAAAAGACCGTACGTTGTGTGGCTATGGAGAGTACCGACGGTCTCCAGCGCGGAGCTCGTGTTGACAATCTTGAGCGTCCGATTGCTGTCCCCACCGGCGATCAGGTGAAAGGTCGTCTGCTCAACGTCATCGGTGATGCCATTGACCGTCTTCCCGCTCTCGATCGCACGGAATTGCGCCCCATACATCAGCCAGCCCCCGAGTTCGATGACCTTACAATCGGCACGGAGATTCTTTATACCGGTATAAAGGTGATCGACCTTCTTGAGCCTTATAGCAAGGGTGGCAAGATCGGTCTCTTCGGAGGCGCAGGCGTGGGCAAGACAGTGCTCATTATGGAGCTCATCAACAATATCGCCAAGGGGCATAACGGCTTCTCGGTGTTCACTGGTGTGGGAGAGCGTACACGCGAGGGTAACGATCTTCTCCGCGAGATGATTGAGAGCGGCGTTATCAAGTATGGTAAAAAATTTGAGGAAGGGATGGAAAAAGGCGAATGGAATCTTGCCGACGTGGATATGTCGCAGGTGAAGGATTCGCAGGCCGCACTCGTGTTCGGACAGATGAACGAGCCTCCGGGCGCACGTCTGCGTGTGGCTCTTTCAGGTCTTACCGTGGCTGAGCAGTTCCGCGATCAGGATGGCGGAGGTAAGGATATCCTTCTGTTCATCGACAACATCTTCCGTTTCACTCAGGCTGGTTCGGAGGTGTCCGCTCTTCTCGGACGTATGCCGTCGGCTGTTGGTTACCAGCCTACACTTGCCTCAGAGATGGGTGCACTCCAGGAGCGAATCACATCCACAAAGAACGGTTCAATCACATCGGTCCAGGCTATATATGTCCCAGCCGACGACTTGACCGACCCCGCTCCCGCCACTACATTCAGCTTCCTTGATGCCACTACAGTGTTGTCACGTAAGATCACTGAGCTTGGTATCTATCCTGCTGTAGATCCATTGGAATCCACATCTCGTATTCTCGATCCCAACATCATAGGTGAGGATCATTACAATACTGCCCAAGCTGTAAAACAGCTCCTTCAGAAGTACAACGAGCTTCAGGATATCATCGCCATCCTTGGTGTCGACGAGCTCAGCGATGAGGATAAACTTGTCGTGGCTCGTGCTCGCCGCGCACAGCGTTTCCTTTCGCAGCCGTTCCATGTGGCAGAGCAGTTTACCGGTCTGCCGGGCGTGATGGTGCCTCTGAGCGAGACTATCCGAGGCTTCAAGATGATTCTTGCCGGCGAGGTGGACGATCTGCCCGAGCAGGCATTCCTTAATGTAGGCACAATCGATGATGCTATCGCCAAAGGCAAGAAGCTTCTTGCCGAGGTGGGAGCTTGA
- the nuoH gene encoding NADH-quinone oxidoreductase subunit NuoH, with the protein MQDLSVGTAWFHSFLLGYMPEWLAVTLECVLVGVGLMLLYAVLALFYILFERKVCAYFQCRLGPNRVGPWGLLQSVADMFKILIKELISLNHIDKFLFALAPYLVIIASMLAFAVLPWGNGLQIIDFNVGIFFLLAVSSIGVLGILLAGWSSNNKFTLIGALRSGAQMVSYELSMGLCVVTMVVMAGSMSVTDIVMAQEHLWFIFSGHIPAIIAFVIFMIAGTAETNRGPFDLPEAESELTAGYHTEYSGIHFGFFYLAEYLNLFIVSGVAALLFFGGWMPLHIPGLDAFNNVMDYIPSVVWFVGKAVALSFIIIWFKWTFPRLRIDQLLTLEWKYLLPINLFNLVLMVIVVTYSLYL; encoded by the coding sequence ATGCAAGACTTATCAGTAGGAACTGCCTGGTTTCATTCCTTCCTGCTCGGTTACATGCCCGAGTGGCTTGCTGTCACCCTTGAGTGTGTGCTCGTAGGAGTGGGGTTGATGCTCCTCTATGCGGTCCTCGCCCTGTTCTATATTCTTTTCGAGCGTAAGGTGTGTGCCTATTTCCAGTGTCGTCTCGGTCCTAACCGAGTAGGTCCCTGGGGATTGTTACAGAGTGTTGCCGATATGTTCAAGATACTTATAAAGGAGCTTATCTCGCTCAATCATATCGACAAATTCCTTTTTGCATTGGCTCCTTATCTGGTGATCATAGCTTCTATGCTCGCGTTTGCGGTGCTTCCATGGGGCAACGGTCTACAGATTATTGATTTCAATGTCGGTATCTTCTTCCTGCTCGCAGTGTCCTCGATAGGTGTGCTCGGTATACTTCTCGCAGGATGGTCGTCCAACAACAAGTTTACTCTTATCGGAGCTCTCCGTTCCGGAGCGCAGATGGTAAGCTACGAGCTTTCGATGGGCTTGTGTGTCGTTACAATGGTAGTGATGGCAGGCTCTATGAGCGTTACCGATATAGTGATGGCTCAGGAACATCTGTGGTTCATATTCTCAGGTCACATCCCTGCCATTATCGCATTTGTGATATTTATGATAGCCGGTACAGCCGAGACCAATCGTGGTCCTTTTGACCTTCCTGAAGCGGAGAGTGAGCTTACGGCAGGATACCATACCGAGTATTCTGGTATTCATTTCGGATTCTTCTATCTTGCGGAGTATCTCAATCTTTTCATTGTTTCAGGTGTGGCTGCACTGCTGTTTTTCGGCGGGTGGATGCCTCTGCATATCCCCGGGCTTGATGCATTCAACAATGTAATGGACTATATACCTTCGGTGGTATGGTTCGTAGGCAAGGCCGTCGCTCTGTCGTTCATAATCATCTGGTTCAAGTGGACATTCCCTCGTCTGCGTATTGACCAGCTGCTCACACTTGAATGGAAATATCTCCTCCCCATCAACCTGTTCAATCTTGTGCTGATGGTGATAGTGGTGACCTATAGTCTCTACCTCTAA
- a CDS encoding NADH-quinone oxidoreductase subunit C produces MANIQEKISKLFPQAAFAQTDVLEMTIADEQWHDLAHTLRHDPELSFDFLVTIAGMDWKENGLGCIYELVATSRNERVSVKVMATGDREKPFIHSVFDIWDIATVYEREVYDYFGIIFVNNPDMRRLFLNIDWKGYPLRKDYNDDPDINPVSIENERQTDFTDTWVEREGKIVKEERRIFQADDFVVNIGPQHPATHGVLRFRTAVDGEIIKKIDLYLGYIHRGVEKICEVDTYPQTLHFMDRLDYFSAHPYHHCLCMLYEEAMGIQISRRAQVIRVLMDELSRIASHCLFFGTYCMDLGATTMLFYTLRVREQILDIMEKTCGARMTFNYDCIGGVMQDLHPDFVKDVHALLDVLPANIKEYNKIFTGNVIARDRMENVGVLSREDAISWAVTGPNGRGSGWACDVRKTFPYSIYSELEFDEVVRSEGDAMARFKVRMDEMVQSARIIAQLIDNIPEGEYCVKVPKVVKLPAGHWFKMVEGCRGTFGIYLESDGSASPYRLKIVPPCLPAAAVVDHITCGQKIADLITIGGSMDYIVPDIDR; encoded by the coding sequence ATGGCAAACATCCAGGAAAAGATTTCCAAGCTGTTTCCCCAGGCCGCTTTCGCTCAGACCGATGTCCTTGAGATGACCATCGCCGATGAGCAGTGGCACGACTTGGCTCACACTCTGCGTCATGATCCGGAGCTCTCATTTGACTTTCTTGTCACAATTGCCGGCATGGACTGGAAAGAGAACGGTCTTGGCTGCATCTATGAGCTTGTGGCCACCTCACGTAACGAGCGTGTATCTGTCAAAGTGATGGCTACCGGCGATCGTGAGAAGCCTTTCATTCATTCTGTGTTCGATATCTGGGATATCGCTACCGTATATGAACGTGAGGTATATGACTATTTCGGCATAATATTCGTCAACAATCCGGATATGCGTCGTCTCTTCCTTAATATTGACTGGAAGGGGTATCCGTTGCGCAAGGATTATAACGATGATCCTGATATCAATCCCGTATCCATAGAGAACGAACGTCAGACCGACTTTACCGATACATGGGTGGAACGTGAAGGCAAGATTGTGAAAGAGGAAAGACGTATATTCCAGGCTGATGATTTTGTGGTCAATATCGGTCCTCAGCATCCTGCGACTCATGGTGTGCTTCGTTTCCGCACAGCAGTCGACGGTGAGATCATAAAGAAAATCGACCTGTATCTCGGCTATATACATCGTGGCGTGGAGAAGATATGCGAGGTGGATACCTATCCTCAGACCCTCCATTTCATGGATCGTCTCGACTATTTCTCGGCGCATCCTTACCATCACTGTCTGTGCATGCTTTACGAGGAAGCTATGGGGATACAGATTTCACGCCGTGCCCAGGTGATACGAGTGCTTATGGACGAGCTCTCACGTATCGCTTCCCACTGTCTGTTCTTCGGCACCTATTGTATGGACCTTGGTGCTACTACGATGCTGTTCTATACACTGCGTGTGCGTGAGCAGATTCTCGACATCATGGAGAAGACTTGCGGAGCTCGTATGACATTCAATTATGACTGCATAGGAGGTGTGATGCAGGATCTTCACCCTGACTTTGTGAAGGATGTTCACGCCCTTCTTGATGTGCTTCCCGCCAATATCAAGGAATACAATAAGATATTTACCGGCAATGTAATTGCCCGCGACCGTATGGAGAATGTAGGTGTGCTCTCTCGTGAGGATGCCATCTCTTGGGCTGTGACAGGTCCTAACGGACGTGGCTCAGGCTGGGCATGCGATGTGCGCAAGACATTCCCCTACAGCATTTACTCCGAACTTGAGTTTGACGAGGTGGTGCGCTCTGAGGGTGATGCTATGGCCCGCTTCAAGGTGCGTATGGACGAGATGGTCCAGAGTGCACGCATCATAGCTCAGCTTATCGACAATATTCCGGAAGGGGAGTATTGCGTGAAGGTGCCTAAAGTGGTCAAGCTTCCTGCCGGCCATTGGTTCAAGATGGTGGAGGGTTGCCGCGGCACATTCGGCATATACCTTGAGAGCGATGGCTCCGCTTCACCGTATCGCCTGAAGATAGTGCCTCCGTGTCTGCCAGCCGCAGCTGTTGTTGACCACATCACTTGCGGACAGAAGATAGCCGACCTTATCACTATCGGCGGATCTATGGACTACATTGTCCCAGATATAGACCGATAG